Part of the Eshraghiella crossota genome is shown below.
TCACAGACTTCTAATTTATTCTTGATTCCATCAAGTCCTGCAATAAGGCATACAGCAAGTGCAAGATATGGATTAGCTGTCGGATCCGGATTACGGAGTTCTACTCTTGTTCCCTTTCCTCTGGCTGCCGGAATTCTGATAAGAGGACTTCTGTTTTTAGCAGACCATGCTATATAAACAGGTGCTTCGTATCCGGGAATAAGTCTCTTATATGAATTAACGAGAGGATTGGTTATTGCAACAATTCCGTTAATATGCTTCATAAGCCCTGCTATAAAATGGTATGCTTCTTCACTTAATCCATTCTTACCATTCTCATCAGCAAATACATTCTTACCATCTTTTTCAAGAGACATATTGATGTGCATACCTGAACCTGCCATATTAGCTTTAGGCTTAGGCATGAATGTCGCATGCAGTCCATGTCTCTGGGCGATGGTCTTAACAGCAAGTTTAAATGTCATAATTGAATCCGCTATCTTGACTGCTTCACCATATTTGAAATCAATCTCATGCTGTGCAGGTGCACACTCATGATGGGATGCTTCAATAACAAATCCCATATCTTCAAGTGTAAGTACCATATCACGTCTTGCATTTTCTCCGAGATCATTAGGTCCCAGGTCAAAATATGCAGCCTGATCATTAGAATTGGTTGTAGGTGCCCCGTTCTCATCCACGTTAAATAAGAAAAATTCGCATTCAGGTCCTACATTGAATGTGTATCCCATCTTCTCAGCTTCTGCCATCGCTTTCTTAAGGATATGCCTTGGATCTCCTTCAAATGGTGTACCGTCAGTCTTATAAACATCGCAAATTAATCTTGCAACTTTACCTGTCTGTGGTCTCCATGGGAATATAACAAAACTGTCAAGATCAGGACGAAGACACATATCTGATTCCTCAATACGGGCAAAGCCGTCAATTGATGAACCGTCAAACATCATCTGATTATCAAGTGCTTTCTTTAACTGGCTCTTAGGAATTGCAACGTTCTTAAGGATACCGAAAAGATCGGTAAACTGAAGTCTGATAAACTCAACGTCGTTCTCCTCTACAAACTTAATAATGTCCTCTTTGGAATAATGGCTCATTTAAGTTCCTCCTAATGTTATCATATATTTTAAGGCTTATGCCTCACAACCTTTTAACGTTATGTTATCAATGGATATCTAAAAAGTCAACATAAGTTTCAGTTTGAAAATAATTTTTTAATCTGAGACAA
Proteins encoded:
- the glnA gene encoding type I glutamate--ammonia ligase, whose amino-acid sequence is MSHYSKEDIIKFVEENDVEFIRLQFTDLFGILKNVAIPKSQLKKALDNQMMFDGSSIDGFARIEESDMCLRPDLDSFVIFPWRPQTGKVARLICDVYKTDGTPFEGDPRHILKKAMAEAEKMGYTFNVGPECEFFLFNVDENGAPTTNSNDQAAYFDLGPNDLGENARRDMVLTLEDMGFVIEASHHECAPAQHEIDFKYGEAVKIADSIMTFKLAVKTIAQRHGLHATFMPKPKANMAGSGMHINMSLEKDGKNVFADENGKNGLSEEAYHFIAGLMKHINGIVAITNPLVNSYKRLIPGYEAPVYIAWSAKNRSPLIRIPAARGKGTRVELRNPDPTANPYLALAVCLIAGLDGIKNKLEVCDSVDANIYAMTKKERRERGIDSLPETLIDAVKHLEKDELIMEFLGEETAEKYIEAKKAEWKSYKVAVSEWEVNQYLSTY